The Georgenia sp. TF02-10 genome window below encodes:
- a CDS encoding DNA translocase FtsK gives MATRTTSPGRSASTARGATARGSRGGPPRGGGRPPAQPRPRRRALPVRLARGLWLGAAHVVGGTARSVGSGARGLDPALRRDGLAFLLLALAVVVALREWFGLSGAAGDVIHHVSAGGVGVLGVLLPLVLVALAVRLMRHPERTQTNARVTVGLVGLAAAVCGLVHLAAGTPDPRVSLAAVEAAGGLLGWLVGTPLAVLLSPWGAVPLLVLLGVFAVLVLTATPVAAVPARLRAAGAWLLGRPPAAAEDGAEAPTEVVAADGAHRPPPPRRRRRTPRATGATAVVPGEYAADEAFASPHERAAAEAGAATGGPAGAGGTGPADGAASDGGPGDGPAGLRAGAADGHGPADGPAGADLAAPPTQPLPARAEQLELAPDVIYTLPADDVLIKGAPHKVRSAVNDRVVDALTQVLTEFAVDAKVTGFSRGPTVTRYELELGPGVKVERITALSKNIAYAVASADVRILSPIPGKSAIGVEIPNADRETVALGDVLRSAVARRTEHPLVVGVGKDVEGGYVVANLARMPHLLVAGATGAGKSSFVNSMITSIMMRATPEEVRMILVDPKRVELTIYQGIPHLITPIITSPKKAAEALEWVVREMDARYDDLSTFGFKHIDDFNAAVRSGKVKPLPGSERTLAPYPYLLVIVDELADLMMVAPRDVEASIQRITQLARAAGIHLVLATQRPSVDVVTGLIKANVPSRLAFATSSLADSRVVLDQPGAEKLIGQGDALFLPMGSAKPMRVQGAWVTESEIHAVVDHVKAQLQPTYREDVTAPTAKKQIDEDIGDDLDLLLQAAELVVTTQFGSTSMLQRKLRVGFAKAGRLMDLLESREIVGPSEGSKARDVLVQPDDLPATLAVLRGEDPPAGDGDGPYDVEQEPAEVRPPAADPYADGVAGHLPAVAEEAEDDDEDAWHLTGR, from the coding sequence ATGGCTACCCGTACGACTTCCCCCGGACGGTCGGCCTCGACGGCACGTGGCGCCACCGCCCGCGGCTCCCGCGGCGGACCCCCGCGTGGTGGCGGGCGCCCACCTGCTCAGCCGCGCCCCAGGCGCCGGGCGCTGCCGGTGCGCCTGGCCCGCGGCCTGTGGCTGGGCGCCGCGCACGTCGTCGGCGGCACGGCCCGCAGCGTCGGCTCCGGCGCCCGGGGCCTCGACCCCGCGCTGCGCCGCGACGGGCTGGCCTTCCTCCTCCTCGCCCTCGCCGTCGTCGTCGCGCTGCGCGAGTGGTTCGGCCTGTCCGGCGCCGCCGGCGACGTCATCCACCACGTCTCGGCCGGCGGCGTCGGCGTGCTCGGCGTGCTGCTCCCGCTGGTCCTGGTCGCCCTGGCGGTCCGGCTCATGCGCCACCCCGAGCGGACGCAGACCAACGCGCGTGTCACCGTCGGGCTGGTCGGCCTGGCCGCCGCGGTCTGCGGCCTGGTCCACCTCGCCGCCGGGACCCCCGACCCGCGCGTCAGCCTCGCGGCGGTGGAGGCCGCCGGCGGCCTGCTCGGCTGGCTCGTCGGCACCCCGCTGGCCGTCCTGCTCTCCCCCTGGGGGGCGGTCCCCCTCCTGGTCCTGCTCGGTGTCTTCGCCGTGCTCGTGCTCACCGCGACGCCGGTCGCGGCCGTGCCGGCCCGGCTGCGCGCGGCAGGGGCGTGGCTCCTCGGCCGGCCGCCGGCCGCCGCGGAGGACGGTGCCGAGGCGCCCACCGAGGTCGTGGCCGCCGACGGCGCCCACCGTCCCCCGCCGCCGCGCCGGCGCCGCCGCACGCCGCGCGCCACCGGCGCGACCGCCGTCGTCCCCGGCGAGTACGCCGCGGACGAGGCCTTCGCCTCCCCGCACGAGCGGGCGGCCGCCGAGGCTGGCGCCGCGACCGGCGGACCGGCCGGGGCGGGCGGGACCGGCCCGGCCGACGGCGCGGCGTCCGACGGCGGCCCGGGCGACGGCCCTGCCGGGCTCCGCGCGGGCGCGGCCGACGGCCACGGGCCGGCCGACGGCCCCGCCGGCGCCGACCTCGCCGCGCCGCCCACCCAGCCGCTGCCGGCCCGCGCCGAGCAGCTCGAGCTCGCGCCGGACGTCATCTACACCCTCCCCGCCGACGACGTGCTCATCAAGGGCGCCCCGCACAAGGTCCGCTCGGCCGTCAACGACCGCGTCGTCGACGCCCTCACCCAGGTCCTCACCGAGTTCGCGGTGGACGCCAAGGTCACCGGCTTCTCCCGGGGCCCGACGGTGACCCGTTACGAGCTCGAGCTCGGCCCGGGGGTGAAGGTCGAGCGGATCACCGCGCTGAGCAAGAACATCGCCTACGCCGTCGCCAGCGCCGACGTGCGGATCCTCTCGCCCATTCCGGGCAAGTCCGCGATCGGGGTGGAGATCCCCAACGCCGACCGGGAGACCGTGGCCCTGGGCGACGTGCTGCGCTCCGCCGTCGCCCGCCGCACCGAGCACCCGCTGGTGGTGGGCGTGGGCAAGGACGTCGAGGGCGGCTACGTCGTGGCCAACCTCGCGCGGATGCCGCACCTGCTGGTGGCCGGCGCCACCGGAGCGGGCAAGTCCAGCTTCGTCAACTCCATGATCACCTCGATCATGATGCGGGCCACCCCCGAGGAGGTCCGGATGATCCTGGTGGACCCCAAGCGGGTGGAGCTGACCATCTACCAGGGCATCCCGCACCTGATCACGCCCATCATCACCAGCCCCAAGAAGGCCGCCGAGGCCCTGGAGTGGGTGGTGCGGGAGATGGACGCCCGCTACGACGACCTGTCCACCTTCGGCTTCAAGCACATCGACGACTTCAACGCCGCCGTGCGGTCCGGGAAGGTCAAGCCGCTGCCCGGCAGCGAGCGGACCCTGGCGCCCTACCCCTACCTGCTGGTCATCGTCGACGAGCTCGCCGACCTGATGATGGTCGCCCCCCGTGACGTCGAGGCCTCCATCCAGCGCATCACCCAGCTCGCCCGCGCCGCCGGCATCCACCTCGTGCTCGCCACCCAGCGGCCCTCGGTGGACGTGGTCACCGGCCTGATCAAGGCGAACGTGCCCTCCCGGCTGGCGTTCGCGACGTCGTCCCTGGCCGATTCCCGGGTCGTGCTGGACCAGCCCGGCGCGGAGAAGCTTATCGGCCAGGGCGACGCCCTCTTCCTGCCGATGGGCTCGGCCAAGCCGATGCGCGTGCAGGGCGCCTGGGTCACCGAGTCCGAGATCCACGCCGTCGTCGACCACGTCAAGGCCCAGCTCCAGCCCACCTACCGCGAGGACGTCACCGCCCCGACCGCCAAGAAGCAGATCGACGAGGACATCGGGGACGACCTCGACCTGCTGCTGCAGGCCGCCGAGCTCGTCGTGACCACCCAGTTCGGCTCCACCTCGATGCTCCAGCGCAAGCTCCGGGTCGGCTTCGCCAAGGCCGGCCGGCTGATGGACCTGCTGGAGTCCCGCGAGATCGTCGGCCCCTCGGAGGGGTCCAAGGCCCGCGACGTCCTCGTCCAGCCCGACGACCTGCCCGCCACCCTGGCCGTGCTCCGCGGCGAGGACCCGCCGGCCGGCGACGGCGACGGCCCCTACGACGTCGAGCAGGAGCCCGCCGAGGTCCGGCCCCCCGCGGCCGACCCCTACGCCGACGGCGTCGCCGGGCACCTGCCGGCGGTCGCCGAGGAGGCCGAGGACGACGACGAGGACGCCTGGCACCTCACCGGTCGCTGA
- a CDS encoding GNAT family N-acetyltransferase — protein MTPDQDPTADGARDLPADDVLGRLLAGEPVPDEPPGAHAGHAHADDAHRPAADVSVRPALPEDAAALGDVHARTMRASLAAGLGTELPATVRSALDPAVLAAAWGQAITDPPGPGYRVLTALAGAEVVGFAAIAPAEEEVEVAPAPPELDPVERPAEPARADRGTPEADGRAEDGQGQADAGRGQAGADRGQAEAEEPTSAGAVGEILALEVPAAHGRRGHGSRLLAACADLLREQGVTRVQAWAVQGDESRSRFLAQAGFAPAGVRRVVDVAGGEVVEVCWFAHL, from the coding sequence GTGACCCCCGACCAGGACCCGACGGCCGACGGCGCCCGGGACCTGCCGGCCGACGACGTCCTGGGCCGGCTGCTGGCCGGCGAGCCGGTCCCCGACGAGCCCCCCGGCGCCCATGCCGGGCACGCCCACGCCGACGACGCCCACCGGCCGGCCGCCGACGTCTCCGTGCGCCCGGCCCTGCCGGAGGACGCCGCCGCCCTGGGGGACGTGCACGCCCGCACGATGCGGGCCAGCCTCGCGGCCGGGCTGGGCACCGAGCTGCCGGCCACCGTCCGGTCCGCGCTCGACCCGGCCGTGCTGGCCGCGGCCTGGGGACAGGCGATCACCGACCCGCCCGGGCCCGGGTACCGGGTCCTGACCGCGCTCGCCGGCGCCGAGGTGGTCGGCTTCGCCGCCATCGCTCCCGCCGAGGAGGAGGTGGAGGTCGCGCCGGCACCGCCCGAGCTCGACCCGGTGGAGCGGCCGGCCGAGCCAGCCAGGGCCGACCGCGGGACGCCAGAGGCCGACGGCCGGGCCGAGGACGGGCAGGGCCAGGCCGACGCTGGGCGCGGCCAGGCCGGGGCTGACCGCGGCCAGGCCGAGGCCGAAGAGCCGACGTCCGCGGGCGCCGTCGGGGAGATCCTCGCCCTCGAGGTCCCGGCCGCGCACGGCCGCCGCGGCCACGGCTCCCGCCTGCTCGCCGCCTGCGCCGACCTGCTCCGCGAGCAGGGCGTCACCCGGGTGCAGGCGTGGGCGGTGCAGGGCGACGAGTCCCGGAGCCGCTTCCTCGCCCAGGCCGGGTTCGCGCCCGCCGGGGTGCGCCGGGTCGTCGACGTCGCGGGCGGCGAGGTCGTCGAGGTCTGCTGGTTCGCCCACCTCTGA
- a CDS encoding ribonuclease J produces the protein MSHPHPDLTTPGPIPQNGLRVVPLGGLGEVGRNMTVFEHAGRLLIVDCGVLFPEDHQPGVDLILPDFDYLTGRLQDVEAVVLTHGHEDHIGAVPYLLRLRPDIPILGSQLTLAFVEAKLKEHRLNPVTRVVREGQTAQVGPFGLEFVAVNHSIPDALAVMIRTPAGNVLHTGDFKMDQLPLDHRITDLRAFARLGEEGVDLFLVDSTNAEVPGFTAPERDIGPVLDSVFAQATGKIVVASFASHVHRVQQVLDAAALHERKVALVGRSMVRNMGLAADLGYLRVPPGTLVDVRQVDDLPPSETVLMATGSQGEPMAALSRIANRDHRVSVGPGDTVIFASSLIPGNENSVYRVINGLMRLGAKVVHQGNARVHVSGHASAGELLYCYNVVRPRNVMPVHGEVRHLVANGALAVATGVPAERVVLAEDGVVVDLVGGRARIAGAVPCGYVYVDGSSVGEITDAELKDRRILGEEGFISIFAVVDSATGKVITGPHIQARGMAEDDSVFDAILPEVTSALTEVVGRGNADTHQMQQAMRRVVGRWTAKRLRRSPMIIPTVIEA, from the coding sequence GTGAGTCATCCCCACCCTGACCTGACGACGCCCGGCCCGATCCCGCAGAACGGCCTGCGGGTGGTCCCGCTCGGCGGGCTCGGCGAGGTCGGTCGCAACATGACCGTCTTCGAGCACGCCGGCCGGCTCCTCATCGTCGACTGCGGCGTCCTGTTCCCCGAGGACCACCAGCCCGGCGTCGACCTCATCCTCCCCGACTTCGACTACCTCACCGGCCGGCTGCAGGACGTCGAGGCCGTCGTCCTGACCCACGGCCACGAGGACCACATCGGCGCCGTGCCCTACCTGCTGCGGCTGCGGCCCGACATCCCCATCCTCGGCTCCCAGCTCACCCTCGCCTTCGTCGAGGCCAAGCTCAAGGAGCACCGGCTCAACCCCGTCACCCGGGTGGTCCGCGAGGGCCAGACCGCGCAGGTCGGCCCGTTCGGGCTGGAGTTCGTGGCCGTTAACCACTCCATCCCCGACGCCCTCGCCGTGATGATCCGCACCCCGGCCGGCAACGTGCTGCACACCGGCGACTTCAAGATGGACCAGCTCCCGCTGGACCACCGCATCACCGACCTGCGCGCCTTCGCCCGCCTCGGCGAGGAGGGTGTGGACCTGTTCCTGGTCGACTCCACCAACGCCGAGGTGCCCGGCTTCACCGCCCCCGAGCGGGACATCGGCCCGGTCCTGGACTCGGTGTTCGCCCAGGCCACCGGCAAGATCGTGGTGGCCTCCTTCGCCTCCCACGTCCACCGCGTCCAGCAGGTGCTCGACGCCGCCGCGCTGCACGAGCGCAAGGTCGCCCTCGTCGGACGGTCGATGGTGCGGAACATGGGCCTCGCCGCCGACCTCGGCTACCTCCGGGTGCCCCCGGGCACCCTGGTGGACGTCCGGCAGGTCGACGACCTGCCGCCGTCGGAGACCGTGCTGATGGCCACCGGCTCCCAGGGCGAGCCGATGGCGGCGCTGAGCCGCATCGCCAACCGGGACCACCGGGTCTCCGTCGGCCCGGGCGACACGGTGATCTTCGCCTCCTCCCTCATCCCCGGCAACGAGAACTCCGTCTACCGGGTGATCAACGGGCTGATGCGGCTCGGCGCCAAGGTGGTCCACCAGGGCAACGCCCGGGTGCACGTCTCCGGGCATGCCAGCGCCGGGGAGCTGCTCTACTGCTACAACGTCGTCCGGCCCCGCAACGTCATGCCGGTGCACGGCGAGGTGCGCCACCTGGTCGCCAACGGCGCCCTGGCGGTGGCCACCGGCGTGCCGGCCGAGCGGGTGGTGCTCGCCGAGGACGGCGTCGTCGTCGACCTGGTCGGCGGCCGGGCCCGGATCGCCGGCGCGGTGCCCTGCGGGTACGTCTACGTCGACGGCTCCTCGGTCGGGGAGATCACCGACGCCGAGCTGAAGGACCGCCGGATCCTGGGCGAGGAGGGCTTCATCTCCATCTTCGCCGTGGTGGACAGCGCCACCGGGAAGGTGATCACCGGCCCGCACATCCAGGCCCGCGGCATGGCCGAGGACGACTCGGTCTTCGACGCGATCCTGCCCGAGGTGACGTCCGCGCTGACCGAGGTGGTCGGCCGCGGCAACGCCGACACCCACCAGATGCAGCAGGCCATGCGCCGCGTCGTGGGCCGGTGGACGGCCAAGCGGCTGCGGCGCAGCCCGATGATCATCCCTACGGTCATCGAGGCCTGA
- a CDS encoding TetR-like C-terminal domain-containing protein — translation MPRPRTHDDALRVRLLEAASAALAAGGPAALSLRSVATAAGTTTAAVYTLFGGREALVEAVVEEGFRRFAAYLDAAPRSDDPWADLLALGVAYRANAVENPHFYRVMFAPAGGRAGAGARDDPRRGVAAPTFAVLRDAVVRATAAEGGEADAVAVRLWALAHGLVSLELAGLLPGSPEERARAYVAALRGEPRLGPRA, via the coding sequence GTGCCCCGTCCCCGCACCCACGACGACGCGCTGCGCGTCCGGCTCCTAGAGGCGGCGTCCGCCGCGCTGGCGGCGGGTGGGCCGGCGGCGCTGTCGCTGCGGTCGGTGGCGACGGCCGCGGGCACGACGACGGCCGCCGTCTACACGCTGTTCGGCGGGCGGGAGGCCCTCGTCGAGGCCGTCGTCGAGGAGGGGTTCCGGCGGTTCGCCGCCTACCTCGACGCCGCGCCGCGCTCGGACGACCCGTGGGCCGACCTGCTCGCCCTGGGGGTGGCCTACCGGGCCAACGCCGTCGAGAACCCGCACTTCTACCGGGTGATGTTCGCCCCGGCCGGCGGCCGGGCCGGGGCGGGTGCCCGGGACGACCCGCGCCGGGGCGTCGCCGCGCCGACCTTCGCGGTGCTGCGCGACGCTGTCGTCCGGGCAACGGCCGCCGAGGGCGGCGAGGCCGACGCGGTGGCGGTGCGGCTGTGGGCCCTGGCGCACGGCCTCGTCAGCCTCGAGCTCGCCGGGCTGCTGCCCGGCTCGCCCGAGGAGCGGGCCCGGGCCTACGTCGCTGCGCTGCGCGGCGAGCCGAGGCTCGGGCCGCGCGCCTGA
- the dapA gene encoding 4-hydroxy-tetrahydrodipicolinate synthase → MSAPDPRLPSRTFGSVSVAMVTPFRADGSVDIDAAVAVAAGLVEDGCDALVLNGTTGESPTTHQPEKDDLVRAVVGAVGERAMIIAGAGSNDTAHAVRIAQGAQHSGAAGLLVVSPYYNRPSQEGVYQHIRAVADATDLPVMVYDIPGRTGVAVGDECLDRLAAHPRILAVKDATGDVPAGFERMARTGLEFYSGDDGLNFDWLAHGASGVVSVVGHVAAGAYAEMVREVDAGDLPGARDVAARLRPLVAGLMGGGQGAVMAKHALHLLGRIPSPAVRLPLVPATAAEVDALADLLRAEGLLAA, encoded by the coding sequence ATGAGCGCGCCCGACCCACGCCTGCCCTCTCGGACCTTCGGCTCGGTGTCGGTCGCGATGGTCACCCCGTTCCGGGCGGACGGCTCGGTGGACATCGACGCCGCGGTGGCGGTCGCGGCCGGCCTGGTCGAGGACGGGTGCGACGCGCTCGTCCTCAACGGCACCACCGGGGAGTCCCCGACCACCCACCAGCCCGAGAAGGACGACCTGGTCCGCGCCGTCGTCGGCGCGGTGGGGGAGCGGGCGATGATCATCGCCGGCGCCGGCTCCAACGACACCGCCCACGCCGTCCGGATCGCCCAGGGCGCGCAGCACTCCGGCGCGGCCGGCCTGCTCGTGGTCTCCCCGTACTACAACCGCCCCTCCCAGGAGGGCGTCTACCAGCACATCCGCGCGGTGGCCGACGCCACCGACCTGCCCGTCATGGTCTACGACATCCCCGGCCGGACCGGCGTCGCCGTCGGCGACGAGTGCCTGGACCGGCTCGCCGCCCACCCGCGCATCCTCGCGGTGAAGGACGCGACGGGGGACGTGCCCGCCGGGTTCGAGCGGATGGCCCGCACCGGGCTGGAGTTCTACTCCGGCGACGACGGCCTCAACTTCGACTGGCTCGCGCACGGCGCCTCGGGGGTGGTGTCCGTGGTGGGGCACGTCGCGGCCGGCGCCTACGCCGAGATGGTCCGGGAGGTCGACGCCGGGGACCTGCCCGGCGCCCGCGACGTCGCCGCCCGGCTGCGCCCGCTGGTGGCCGGGCTGATGGGCGGCGGGCAGGGGGCCGTCATGGCCAAGCACGCCCTGCACCTCCTCGGCCGCATCCCGTCCCCGGCCGTGCGGCTGCCGCTGGTGCCGGCGACGGCGGCCGAGGTCGACGCGCTCGCGGACCTGCTGCGGGCGGAGGGCCTGCTGGCGGCCTAG